The nucleotide window ATAACAAAATTGAAATTGTTAAAGGATTTATGGGTAATTATTTGGGATTTATCTGGAAAGATAAATACAACCATAATGTTAAAAATGCGAAACTCTTAATCAAAAACCAAGGAATAGTCTGTTTGTAAACATTTTATATGATAATTCTGAATATTTTAGACTATTTTTATACAAAATTATAAACTATAAATTTTTATCCTTTTAAAGTAATTACATTGTAGTAACAAAACTTATTTCAACAGGAGGATTTATGAGAGCACGTATTGTCAAAATTGGTAATTCTCAAGGAATTCGTATTCCTAAACCGTTATTAAAGGAAAGTGGGATAGATAAAGAAATTGATTTGAAAGTAGAAAATAATCGGTTGATTATTACTCCGATTAAAGATGCTCCAATTAAGGATGCTCGTAAAGGATGGGACAAAGCCTTTTCAACTATAAATCCATATATAGAAGACTCATTAAATGAATATCAAAATATTTCTAATCAATGGGATGAAACGGAATGGCAATGGTAATGTTACCTTCAATTCCAGATTTTCAACGGCATCCTGCCATAATATAACTTCTGGAAAGGTTGGATAGACCATAAACTGACCATTGTTATCCAAATCTACAATGGATAAATCATCAGACAGTAACCACCAGCCGCGTTGCAGTAATGCACTGAGCAAAACAGATTTCCCTGTAATCGAATCACCAGCGAGTAATACACAACCTTCTGTATCAGGTTTAACGGCAGCAGCTGCATGAAATGTTGGAATACTGCGTTGATACAAAAGTGCCGCTAAAGGTGTCATACGCAAAAAACGAACCACCTTTTCAGAATCCGCATCTGGTGCAGCGTCAATAACTATTCGCCGCCCATCCTTCACTAAATAACGACAAACTTCTGGTACTTCCAGCAAAAAGTTATCTTGTGTTGCTTGCCAAAGCACTCCCTTTGAAGT belongs to Desulfobacterales bacterium and includes:
- a CDS encoding AbrB/MazE/SpoVT family DNA-binding domain-containing protein codes for the protein MRARIVKIGNSQGIRIPKPLLKESGIDKEIDLKVENNRLIITPIKDAPIKDARKGWDKAFSTINPYIEDSLNEYQNISNQWDETEWQW